The proteins below come from a single Oxyura jamaicensis isolate SHBP4307 breed ruddy duck chromosome 1, BPBGC_Ojam_1.0, whole genome shotgun sequence genomic window:
- the LOC118159000 gene encoding taste receptor type 2 member 40-like has product MFDLFSLICLIIAIIESMTGLLGNATILAVSSTSCIRSKILSSYDMIMIFLSLSRLFLQSWMMLDFFLSLFCEASYYEEKLYVTFKTVFVFLNYSSLWFAAWLSVFYCIKVASFTQSFFIWLKQRLSSFMPWMLIMSSLFSFVISLPFSWDIYNVHNNFTTPLTMRNSSERRGTMKTSLLLLILLCNAGIALPLIMFVVSSILLIKSLWRHTRQMQNNATGFRDPSQEAHIGAIKSVFSFLILYITNFIALVLFLSDAFSPFSIGETICIVVMAACPAGHSMILIWSNPKFREMPARILQHINYHIRTRFM; this is encoded by the coding sequence TTCAACTAGCTGCATCAGGAGCAAAATATTGTCCTCCTATGATATGATTATGATTTTTCTGAGTTTATCCAGATTATTTTTGCAGTCCTGGATGATGCTGGATTTCTTTCTAAGTCTGTTTTGTGAAGCCTCCTATTATGAAGAAAAGTTGTATGTAACTTTCAAGAcagtttttgtgtttctgaactACTCCAGCCTCTGGTTTGCTGCCTGGCTTAGTGTCTTCTATTGTATCAAGGTTGCCAGTTTTACTCAATCATTCTTCATCTGGCTGAAGCAAAGGTTATCCAGTTTCATGCCTTGGATGCTGATAATGtcatctcttttctcctttgtaatctctctgcctttttcctGGGATATCTACAATGTGCACAACAACTTCACTACTCCTTTAACCATGAGAAACTCTTCAGAAAGGAGAGGCACAATGAAAACTAGTTTGTTATTATTGATCCTTCTCTGTAATGCTGGTATAGCTTTACCTTTAATAATGTTTGTTGTTTCAAGTATCCTGCTGATTAAGTCTCTCTGGAGACACACCAGGCAGATGCAAAATAATGCAACTGGTTTCAGGGATCCTAGCCAAGAGGCCCATATTGGTGCTATCAAgtcagtcttttctttcctcatcctGTACATTACAAATTTTATTGCTTTGGTTCTCTTTTTATCCGATGCTTTCTCACCTTTCAGCATTGGAGAAACCATATGTATAGTTGTAATGGCTGCCTGTCCTGCAGGACACTCTATGATCTTAATCTGGAGCAATCCCAAATTTCGAGAGATGCCAGCTAGGATTTTGCAACACATAAACTATCATATTAGAACTAGATTCATGTAA